In one Hymenobacter sp. DG25B genomic region, the following are encoded:
- a CDS encoding DUF4350 domain-containing protein has product MTRFRAYLLGLVVLFAGFVAVEYFKPEPTNWKPTYQNRHKIPYGTYVLFDLLPDLFGQRVSTVRQPIANQLLPSLGKQEFSHPDTVLPVGAPAARVLRTPANYLFVNHTFSLSRLDRDALLRYVARGNHAFIATENLDDLLADTLRLQMVSISESVKRRAGRLATRQTNTDSTTLRLLNPAFAAHARFRFPTAQANQYFKPDSACQATVLALNDHQQPVLVRVPYGRGSLFLSSTPAAFSNYFLLRPATAGFGFSALSYLPARPIFWDEYQKQGPLGEQSLLRVVMSHEALRWAFYLLMASLLLFMIVEARRRQRVIPVLKPLPNTTLLFTRTVASLYRQGGNHERIAEKKINLFLEFLRNRFQETSPDLNDEAFRERLTQKAGMPRPRIDELIRRIHFARTAPTVSDTELLLLSQTLAAFRRDAR; this is encoded by the coding sequence ATGACCCGATTCCGCGCTTATCTTCTGGGGCTGGTGGTATTATTTGCGGGCTTTGTGGCCGTGGAATACTTTAAGCCCGAGCCCACCAACTGGAAGCCTACCTACCAGAACCGCCACAAAATTCCCTACGGCACCTATGTGCTCTTTGATCTGCTGCCGGACCTTTTTGGGCAGCGCGTAAGTACCGTGCGCCAGCCCATTGCCAACCAGCTGCTGCCCAGCCTGGGCAAGCAGGAGTTTTCCCACCCCGATACGGTGTTGCCGGTGGGTGCGCCCGCTGCCCGGGTACTGCGCACCCCGGCCAACTACCTGTTTGTAAACCACACTTTCTCGCTCAGCCGGCTAGATCGGGACGCCCTGCTGCGCTACGTGGCCCGCGGTAATCACGCCTTCATTGCCACCGAAAACCTCGACGACCTGCTCGCCGACACCCTCCGCCTGCAGATGGTCAGCATTTCCGAGAGCGTGAAGCGCCGCGCCGGCCGGCTGGCTACCCGCCAAACCAACACCGACAGCACCACCCTCCGGCTCCTGAACCCGGCTTTTGCCGCACACGCCCGCTTCCGTTTTCCTACCGCGCAGGCCAACCAGTATTTTAAGCCCGATAGTGCCTGCCAGGCCACCGTGCTGGCCCTGAACGACCACCAGCAGCCCGTACTGGTGCGCGTGCCCTACGGCCGGGGCTCCTTATTCCTGAGTTCCACCCCGGCCGCTTTCAGCAATTACTTTCTGCTCCGGCCCGCCACGGCGGGCTTCGGGTTTTCGGCACTGTCTTACCTGCCGGCGCGGCCCATTTTCTGGGACGAGTACCAAAAGCAAGGCCCCCTGGGTGAGCAGTCCTTGCTGCGGGTAGTGATGAGCCATGAGGCGCTGCGCTGGGCCTTTTACCTGCTGATGGCCAGCCTGCTGCTGTTTATGATAGTAGAGGCCCGCCGCCGGCAGCGCGTTATTCCGGTGTTGAAGCCCTTGCCTAACACCACCTTACTGTTTACGCGCACGGTGGCTTCTTTGTACCGGCAGGGCGGCAACCATGAGCGCATCGCCGAGAAGAAAATCAACCTGTTTCTGGAGTTCCTGCGCAACCGCTTCCAGGAAACTTCCCCCGACCTCAACGACGAAGCCTTCCGGGAACGGCTGACGCAGAAAGCCGGCATGCCCCGCCCCCGCATCGACGAGCTGATTCGTCGGATTCATTTTGCCCGCACAGCTCCCACCGTCTCCGACACAGAGCTGCTGCTGCTCAGCCAAACGCTGGCCGCTTTCCGCCGCGACGCCCGCTAA
- a CDS encoding AAA family ATPase translates to MTSDFSSPASDLTTAQPPLPETEPAPPVAETSFGSRTDFNQLQTAAAAIRQELGRIIVGQQELIELLLTAILANGHVLLEGVPGVAKTLTAKLLARTLDVPFSRIQFTPDMMPSDVLGTSIYRPNKAEFEFRPGPIFASVVLIDEINRAPAKTQSALFEVMEEHHVTQDGVTYAMQEPFMVLATQNPVEQEGTYRLPEAQLDRFLFKIHIGYPTTEEEVSILQGHHAGRGSAMLSAVQAVLTAEQVAQLRQQVQQQHVEPKLLEYIARIVGQTRAHKSLYLGASPRASLALLNGAKALAALRGRDFVTPEDVQYLAPAVLRHRILLTPEREMEGTTPDEVVKLILQQIEVPR, encoded by the coding sequence ATGACTTCTGATTTCTCCTCCCCCGCCTCCGATTTAACCACCGCTCAGCCCCCGCTCCCGGAAACCGAGCCGGCGCCGCCCGTAGCGGAAACATCCTTCGGCTCCCGCACCGATTTCAATCAGCTGCAAACCGCTGCCGCTGCCATCCGGCAGGAGCTGGGGCGCATTATTGTGGGCCAACAGGAGTTGATTGAGCTGCTGCTGACGGCTATTCTGGCCAATGGACACGTGCTGCTGGAAGGCGTGCCGGGTGTAGCCAAAACCCTCACGGCCAAACTTCTGGCCCGCACCCTGGATGTGCCCTTCAGCCGCATTCAGTTCACCCCGGACATGATGCCTTCCGATGTGCTGGGGACTTCCATATATCGGCCTAACAAAGCGGAGTTTGAATTCCGCCCCGGTCCCATTTTCGCCAGCGTGGTGCTGATTGACGAAATCAACCGCGCGCCCGCCAAAACGCAGTCGGCGCTGTTTGAGGTGATGGAGGAGCACCATGTAACCCAGGATGGCGTGACCTACGCCATGCAGGAGCCCTTTATGGTGCTGGCCACCCAGAACCCCGTGGAGCAGGAAGGCACCTACCGCCTGCCGGAAGCCCAGCTGGACCGCTTCTTATTTAAGATTCATATTGGCTACCCCACCACGGAAGAGGAAGTTTCTATTCTGCAGGGCCACCATGCGGGCCGGGGCAGCGCTATGCTTTCGGCGGTACAGGCCGTGCTCACGGCCGAGCAGGTGGCCCAGCTGCGCCAACAGGTGCAGCAGCAGCACGTAGAGCCCAAGCTGCTGGAATATATTGCCCGCATTGTGGGCCAGACGCGGGCGCATAAGTCCCTGTATCTGGGGGCTTCTCCCCGTGCCTCCCTGGCATTACTGAACGGTGCCAAAGCCCTGGCTGCCCTGCGCGGCCGCGACTTTGTAACACCCGAAGACGTACAGTATCTAGCCCCGGCCGTGTTGCGCCACCGCATTCTGCTCACGCCGGAGCGCGAGATGGAAGGCACCACACCCGATGAGGTAGTGAAGCTGATTCTGCAGCAGATTGAAGTACCCCGCTAG
- a CDS encoding DUF58 domain-containing protein produces the protein MKSFFLTKRLFLLLAALIAGLVVAFFWPVLLAPMQVALGLLFLLTLLDVALLYLPGANGAGQVFGRRVLGEKLANGSDNDVAIYLENHYRFPIQTETIDEIPHQFQRRDVLFQVSLAAGETQAIHYRLRPVKRGEYQFGAVHVYVASPLGLVRRRFRFSQNQTVPVYPSFLQMRQYELLAIHNRLTDVGVKRIRRVGHSMEFEQVRPYVPGDDPRAINWKATARRAGTGGTDALVVNHFQDERAQQVYCLIDKGRVMRMPFEGLSLLDYAINATLVVSNIALLKHDKAGLFTFSNRPGALLPADRRSGHLLKLLEVLYRQKTKYLETDFELLYATVRSKIRQRSLLILFTNFETLNGLHRQLPYLRRLAKDHLLLVVFFENTELQQFLNSPAETTEEVYNQTIAEQFAHEKRQIVLELQRYGIHALLTAPQHLTANTINRYLEFKARGLI, from the coding sequence TTGAAGTCCTTTTTCCTTACTAAGCGCCTTTTTCTGCTGCTGGCCGCCCTGATAGCCGGGCTGGTGGTGGCGTTTTTCTGGCCTGTGCTGCTGGCGCCCATGCAAGTGGCGTTGGGACTGTTATTCCTGTTGACGTTGCTGGATGTGGCCCTGCTCTACCTACCAGGCGCCAACGGCGCGGGCCAGGTCTTCGGGCGGCGCGTGCTGGGCGAGAAGCTGGCCAACGGCTCCGATAACGACGTGGCCATTTACCTGGAAAACCACTACCGGTTCCCCATCCAAACGGAAACCATTGATGAGATTCCGCATCAGTTTCAGCGGCGCGATGTGCTGTTTCAGGTAAGCCTGGCGGCGGGTGAAACGCAGGCCATTCACTACCGACTGCGCCCCGTAAAGCGCGGCGAATACCAGTTTGGGGCCGTGCACGTGTACGTTGCCTCCCCGCTGGGGCTGGTGCGGCGGCGCTTTCGCTTTAGCCAGAACCAGACGGTGCCGGTGTACCCCTCGTTTCTGCAGATGCGCCAGTACGAGCTGCTGGCCATTCACAACCGCCTCACCGATGTGGGCGTGAAGCGTATCCGGCGGGTGGGCCACAGCATGGAGTTTGAGCAGGTGCGCCCCTACGTGCCCGGCGACGACCCACGCGCCATCAACTGGAAAGCCACGGCCCGCCGCGCCGGCACCGGCGGCACCGATGCCCTGGTGGTAAACCACTTTCAGGACGAGCGTGCCCAGCAGGTGTATTGCCTGATTGATAAGGGCCGGGTAATGCGCATGCCGTTTGAAGGCCTCAGCCTGCTCGACTACGCCATTAACGCCACGCTCGTGGTCAGCAACATTGCCCTGCTCAAGCATGATAAAGCCGGCCTGTTCACCTTTTCCAACCGCCCCGGCGCCCTGCTGCCCGCCGACCGCCGCAGCGGCCACCTGCTGAAGCTGCTGGAGGTGCTGTATCGCCAGAAAACCAAGTACCTGGAAACTGATTTCGAGCTGCTTTACGCCACCGTACGGTCCAAAATCCGGCAGCGCAGCCTGCTTATTCTGTTTACCAATTTCGAAACCCTGAACGGCCTGCACCGCCAGTTGCCCTACCTGCGCCGCCTGGCCAAAGACCACTTATTGCTGGTGGTTTTCTTTGAGAACACTGAACTGCAACAGTTCCTGAATTCCCCGGCGGAAACTACCGAAGAGGTTTATAACCAAACTATTGCTGAGCAGTTTGCGCACGAGAAGCGGCAGATTGTGCTGGAGCTGCAGCGCTACGGCATTCATGCACTACTTACCGCCCCGCAGCACCTCACGGCCAATACCATCAACCGGTATCTGGAGTTTAAAGCCCGCGGGCTGATTTAA
- a CDS encoding beta-N-acetylhexosaminidase, producing the protein MLLRLRFFALSLLFLFPAVILLAQPTTATRNLMPVPAELKWGKGRFVVKQHWRVLLPSAPADSAVTAAVQHFNFWLIERTGRPSLAFAQSQPTQPTELSIRYGRSGKVLLGEDESYTLRVTPIGVVLEAPTSLGILRGLATLQQLLTVEKKSFYFPEADIHDRPRFAWRGLLIDAARHFMPVPVLKRNLDAMAAVKLNVLHWHLTDDQAFRVESRVFPRLHQAGSTTPGFYTRAQIKEVLDYAAARGIRVIPEFDVPSHATSWLVAYPRLASIDTVYTPYQSFRTSNIALDPTRETTYTFIDSLFAEMTQLFPDPYFHIGGDENDGRQWRRNPRIAQYMRAQGMLTPKGLPDKHQLQTQFNRRVLTIVQKYNKKMIGWDEILGPGLPPDAVIQSWRGKKGLYDAVKEGHPALLSNGYYLDLNYSAASHYLTDPLPVDAPLTEAQKKLILGGEATMWSEFADAHIIDSRIWPRAAAVAERLWSASTVTDVPDMYRRLAAVSAQLETLGLQHRQAPEQILQQLAGSPDVTALRTLAEVLEPVKEYKRHFQGFTYTPQTPLNRLVDAAPAESEKARMFGVQVDSLLALVKANQGKLPRTPSARRVFNGLRSQLQTWQLNEVRVQPLLQTSPSLREYAPLSTHLAQVASIGLARLAQLEKGQQPPAGWLAPLQKQLDAAKAPAGQTELVVVDPIKRLLSQ; encoded by the coding sequence ATGCTTCTGCGCCTCCGCTTCTTTGCTCTTTCCCTGCTTTTTCTTTTTCCGGCCGTTATTCTTCTGGCGCAGCCTACTACGGCCACCCGCAACCTGATGCCGGTGCCCGCCGAGCTGAAATGGGGAAAAGGCCGTTTTGTAGTTAAGCAGCACTGGCGCGTACTGCTCCCCTCTGCCCCGGCAGATTCTGCGGTAACGGCCGCGGTGCAGCACTTTAACTTCTGGCTGATTGAGCGCACCGGGCGCCCCAGCCTGGCGTTTGCCCAAAGTCAGCCCACCCAGCCCACCGAGCTAAGTATCCGGTATGGCCGCTCCGGCAAAGTACTGCTAGGCGAAGATGAGTCGTACACCTTGCGCGTAACGCCCATTGGCGTGGTGCTGGAAGCGCCTACCAGCCTGGGCATTCTGCGCGGGCTGGCTACGTTGCAGCAGCTACTCACCGTAGAGAAAAAGTCCTTTTATTTCCCGGAGGCCGATATTCACGACCGGCCCCGTTTTGCGTGGCGCGGCCTGCTGATTGATGCCGCCCGGCACTTTATGCCGGTGCCCGTGCTCAAGCGCAACCTGGATGCTATGGCTGCCGTGAAGCTGAACGTGCTGCACTGGCACCTCACCGATGACCAAGCATTCCGGGTAGAAAGCCGGGTGTTCCCGCGTCTGCATCAGGCCGGCAGCACTACGCCCGGCTTCTACACCCGCGCTCAGATTAAGGAAGTCCTGGACTATGCCGCCGCGCGGGGCATTCGGGTGATTCCCGAGTTCGATGTTCCCAGCCATGCTACCAGCTGGCTGGTGGCCTATCCACGCCTGGCTTCTATTGATACCGTTTACACGCCCTATCAGAGCTTTCGCACCTCCAATATTGCCCTGGATCCTACCCGCGAAACTACCTATACCTTCATCGACTCCCTATTCGCGGAGATGACGCAGCTGTTTCCCGACCCGTATTTCCACATTGGCGGCGACGAAAACGACGGCCGGCAGTGGCGGCGCAACCCGCGCATTGCCCAGTACATGCGCGCCCAGGGCATGCTCACCCCCAAAGGCCTGCCCGATAAGCACCAGTTGCAGACCCAGTTCAACCGCCGGGTGCTTACCATTGTGCAGAAGTACAACAAGAAGATGATTGGCTGGGATGAAATTCTGGGCCCGGGCCTGCCGCCTGATGCCGTTATCCAAAGCTGGCGCGGCAAGAAAGGCCTGTACGATGCCGTAAAAGAAGGCCACCCGGCCCTGCTCTCCAATGGCTATTACCTCGACCTGAACTACTCCGCCGCCTCTCACTATCTCACTGATCCGCTGCCAGTCGATGCCCCCCTCACGGAAGCCCAGAAGAAACTGATTCTGGGCGGCGAAGCCACCATGTGGAGTGAGTTTGCCGACGCCCATATCATTGACAGCCGCATCTGGCCCCGAGCCGCCGCCGTGGCCGAGCGTCTGTGGTCTGCTAGTACGGTTACCGATGTTCCGGACATGTACCGTCGCCTGGCCGCGGTATCAGCTCAGCTGGAAACCCTGGGGCTACAGCACCGCCAGGCGCCGGAGCAGATCCTGCAACAGCTGGCCGGCTCTCCCGATGTAACGGCCTTGCGCACCCTGGCCGAAGTGCTGGAACCCGTGAAGGAGTACAAGCGGCATTTCCAGGGTTTCACCTACACGCCGCAAACCCCGCTAAACCGCCTGGTAGATGCCGCCCCCGCCGAATCAGAAAAAGCCCGCATGTTTGGGGTGCAGGTGGATAGCCTGCTGGCTTTGGTCAAGGCCAACCAGGGCAAGCTGCCCCGGACTCCATCGGCCCGCCGCGTGTTCAATGGCCTGCGCAGTCAGTTGCAAACCTGGCAGCTAAACGAGGTGCGCGTGCAGCCGCTGCTGCAAACATCACCCAGCCTGCGCGAATACGCGCCCCTTTCCACGCACCTGGCCCAGGTAGCGTCTATCGGCCTGGCTCGCCTGGCGCAGCTGGAGAAAGGCCAGCAGCCACCTGCTGGCTGGCTGGCACCCCTGCAAAAGCAGCTGGATGCCGCCAAGGCCCCGGCCGGCCAAACCGAACTGGTAGTGGTGGATCCTATCAAACGCCTGTTAAGTCAATAA
- a CDS encoding sensor histidine kinase yields the protein MKLPRHSPLVLLLLAALCFLGAYLGNHYGLASDVLLRAEAGQLQAVLHEAERTAQADAENIAAEVQHGAVTFTSLLRSTTYPTFIYRGTQLLYWSDHTTRPDPDNISQSFHEKLLDVKFGRYLVLRRQAGAYSILTYIPLERRYGISNRYLREGAERALFRGLDLRIVTANARASLPRLYSADGTYLFSLESVHPNPITGKYVPLGLLLLGFGFYLAGWGKLARGLFQQRRLLAGAAAVVLPLLVFRAGLLYWGLPFSFIELELFNPRVYAASWLSPSLGDLLINALLLVLVVSYALRLFRRFGVVRRVWHLRDWRERAGLGTATILLFYALLLTLYEFYASTFTNSQLVLDITQSIDLSGFKLLLLLAIVLHTGSYLLVFYMLSQVFSAIMRPATKKLAVLLLAASALVWLLLGLALDVPSLTLLGLTLAFFFTLRLTGLRQLSAVVPYQLYLFVFLMVGLSATVGALALYQHFDRQLIQTKQKLAGNLLLDNDLQGEFLLAERAREMASDPLLQAKLASPFDNQEVVRQKITKYYLRDYFDKYESTVWLFDPTGRPIGEDSLAVPLRRKRWRLLAGAMSTDQPNLYLIHNGATFSSRRYVLFVPVAVATGAGNATIVLELVLKKLTTNSLVPELLVDEKFFQPGLGPELSYAGYQGKRLVYSEGDFDYGNNLKPELLNDPHLYTNGITVAGTHHLGITGSQDRTIVVSTPKYSFRSWFANFSFLFLLHTFFGLLCIVAYLLAKGRYPHMLRTNFSTKIQLFLNLGILVPLLVVSVAIASQVTSSYKHDLLHAYERRGKAVQDNLLKDRALLADSTGREKLTDVAEIVANLTETDLNLYDEHGQLLVSSQPLIFESGVLSPLMNPQAIRALNERGQPRILLSEQAGSLSFNALYLPLRMPSTKPGLGPVIGYVGIPFFDSEKELDTKLIELVDTILNIFTVMFILFLVLTFVASRILTTPLKLITEKLKHTTLTGQNELLSYESSDEIGLLVREYNGMLLKLEESKQELAAQEKEAAWREMARQVAHEIKNPLTPMKLSLQFLQKAIAERRPNAEELIGKISQTLITQIDVLSDIATSFSTFTNLPAMRPERLDVVPILRRCVALHQDSATGGKVQFTLPEGIEEAGFLVFADENLLVRTFNNLLINAIQSVPEGRRPEIKVLLEQPAPDKVRICINDNGAGIPLAVQEKIFVPNFTTKVTGSGIGLAVARRGIESAGGSIWFETQEGNGTTFYIELPLAPT from the coding sequence TTGAAGCTACCTCGTCATTCTCCGCTGGTTTTGCTGCTGCTGGCAGCCCTATGCTTTTTGGGCGCCTATCTGGGTAACCATTACGGGCTGGCGTCTGATGTGCTGCTGCGGGCCGAAGCGGGGCAGCTGCAGGCTGTGCTGCACGAGGCCGAGCGCACGGCGCAGGCAGATGCCGAAAATATAGCGGCGGAAGTGCAGCACGGGGCCGTTACCTTCACCTCTCTACTGCGCAGTACCACCTACCCCACCTTTATTTATCGGGGTACGCAGCTGCTATATTGGTCCGATCATACCACCCGGCCCGACCCGGACAACATCAGTCAGAGCTTCCACGAAAAGCTTTTGGATGTGAAGTTTGGGCGGTATCTGGTGCTGCGCCGGCAAGCCGGGGCATACAGCATTCTTACCTATATCCCGCTGGAGCGGCGCTACGGCATCAGCAACCGCTATCTGCGTGAGGGCGCTGAGCGGGCCTTGTTCCGCGGGCTGGACCTACGCATTGTTACCGCCAATGCCCGCGCCAGCCTGCCCCGGCTTTATTCCGCCGACGGTACCTATCTGTTTTCGCTGGAGAGCGTGCATCCTAACCCCATTACGGGGAAATATGTGCCGCTGGGACTGCTGCTCCTGGGGTTTGGCTTCTATCTGGCGGGTTGGGGCAAGCTGGCGCGCGGGCTGTTTCAGCAGCGCCGCCTGCTGGCCGGCGCGGCGGCTGTGGTGCTGCCCTTATTGGTATTCCGGGCGGGGCTGCTGTACTGGGGGCTGCCTTTTTCCTTTATCGAGCTGGAGCTGTTTAACCCCCGGGTGTATGCGGCCTCCTGGCTTTCTCCCTCCCTCGGCGACCTGCTCATTAATGCCCTGCTACTGGTGCTGGTGGTGTCCTACGCCCTGCGGCTATTCCGTCGGTTTGGCGTGGTGCGCCGCGTCTGGCACCTGCGCGACTGGCGGGAGCGGGCTGGCCTGGGTACTGCCACTATCCTGCTCTTCTATGCGCTGCTGCTGACCTTGTATGAGTTCTACGCCAGCACCTTCACCAACTCCCAGCTGGTGCTGGATATCACCCAGAGCATCGATTTGTCCGGTTTCAAGCTGCTGCTGCTGCTGGCTATTGTGCTGCACACGGGCAGCTACCTGCTGGTGTTCTACATGCTGTCACAGGTATTTAGCGCCATTATGCGGCCGGCAACTAAAAAACTGGCGGTGCTGCTGCTGGCCGCCAGTGCGCTGGTGTGGCTGCTGTTGGGCCTGGCTCTGGATGTTCCTTCGCTGACTTTACTGGGGCTCACGCTGGCTTTCTTCTTTACCCTGCGCCTCACGGGACTGCGCCAGCTCTCGGCGGTGGTGCCCTACCAGCTATACTTATTTGTGTTTTTGATGGTGGGCCTGAGCGCCACGGTGGGCGCCCTGGCACTCTACCAGCACTTCGACCGCCAGCTGATTCAAACCAAACAAAAGCTGGCGGGCAATCTGCTGCTTGATAACGACCTGCAGGGCGAGTTCCTGCTGGCGGAGCGCGCCCGCGAAATGGCCAGCGACCCGCTCCTGCAGGCTAAGCTGGCCAGCCCCTTCGATAACCAGGAAGTGGTGCGCCAGAAAATAACCAAGTACTATCTGCGGGACTACTTTGATAAGTATGAGTCCACGGTGTGGCTGTTTGACCCTACCGGCCGGCCCATTGGCGAGGATAGTCTGGCGGTGCCGCTCCGCCGCAAGCGGTGGCGGCTGCTGGCCGGTGCTATGTCCACGGACCAGCCCAACCTGTACCTGATTCATAACGGAGCCACGTTCAGCTCCCGGCGGTACGTGCTGTTTGTGCCGGTAGCGGTAGCCACCGGGGCCGGCAATGCCACTATTGTGCTGGAGCTGGTGCTAAAAAAGCTGACCACTAATAGTCTGGTGCCTGAGTTATTGGTAGATGAGAAGTTCTTCCAGCCTGGTCTGGGCCCGGAGCTGAGCTACGCCGGCTACCAGGGCAAGCGGCTGGTGTATAGTGAAGGGGATTTCGACTACGGGAATAATCTGAAGCCGGAACTCCTAAACGACCCCCACCTGTATACCAACGGCATTACGGTGGCCGGCACGCACCACTTGGGCATCACCGGCTCCCAGGACCGAACTATTGTGGTGAGTACGCCCAAGTATTCCTTCCGCAGTTGGTTTGCCAATTTCTCCTTTCTGTTTTTGCTGCATACCTTCTTTGGGCTGCTGTGCATTGTGGCGTATCTGCTGGCCAAGGGGCGCTACCCGCATATGCTGCGCACCAACTTCAGCACCAAGATTCAGCTGTTTCTGAACCTGGGCATTCTGGTGCCGCTGCTGGTGGTAAGCGTGGCCATTGCCAGCCAGGTTACCTCCTCCTACAAGCACGACCTGCTGCATGCCTATGAGCGGCGTGGCAAAGCCGTGCAGGACAACCTCCTGAAAGACCGCGCCCTGCTAGCCGATTCCACCGGCCGCGAAAAGCTCACGGACGTCGCCGAAATAGTAGCGAACCTCACCGAAACCGACCTCAACCTCTACGATGAGCACGGGCAGCTGCTGGTTAGCAGTCAGCCGCTGATATTTGAGAGTGGTGTGCTGAGTCCGTTGATGAATCCGCAGGCTATCAGGGCACTCAATGAGCGGGGTCAGCCCCGGATTTTGCTTTCGGAGCAGGCCGGGAGCCTGTCGTTCAACGCCTTGTACCTGCCGTTGCGCATGCCCTCCACCAAGCCGGGGCTGGGCCCGGTCATCGGCTACGTGGGCATACCGTTCTTTGACTCGGAAAAGGAGCTGGATACCAAGCTCATTGAGTTGGTAGATACCATCCTGAACATCTTCACGGTGATGTTCATCCTATTTCTAGTGCTCACTTTCGTGGCCTCCCGCATCCTCACTACGCCGCTCAAGCTCATCACCGAAAAACTCAAGCACACCACCCTCACCGGGCAGAATGAGTTGCTTTCCTATGAGTCTTCGGATGAAATTGGCCTGCTGGTGCGCGAGTACAATGGCATGCTATTGAAGCTGGAGGAAAGTAAGCAGGAGCTGGCGGCGCAGGAAAAGGAAGCCGCCTGGCGCGAAATGGCCCGGCAGGTAGCCCACGAAATCAAAAACCCACTCACGCCCATGAAGCTGAGCCTGCAGTTTCTGCAGAAGGCCATTGCCGAGCGCCGGCCCAACGCCGAGGAGCTGATTGGTAAAATTTCCCAGACGCTCATCACCCAGATTGATGTGCTCTCGGACATTGCCACCTCCTTCAGCACCTTCACCAACCTGCCCGCCATGCGCCCCGAGCGCCTGGATGTGGTGCCCATTTTACGGCGCTGCGTAGCCCTTCACCAGGATAGCGCCACCGGCGGCAAAGTGCAGTTTACGCTACCGGAAGGCATAGAGGAAGCGGGATTCTTGGTCTTCGCCGACGAAAACTTATTGGTGCGCACTTTCAATAACCTGCTCATCAATGCCATTCAGAGCGTGCCGGAAGGCCGACGCCCGGAAATTAAAGTGCTGCTGGAGCAGCCCGCTCCCGATAAAGTGCGCATCTGCATCAACGACAATGGCGCGGGCATTCCCCTGGCTGTGCAGGAAAAGATATTCGTCCCCAACTTCACTACCAAGGTTACGGGCTCGGGTATTGGGCTGGCCGTGGCCCGGCGCGGTATTGAGAGTGCCGGCGGCAGCATCTGGTTTGAAACCCAGGAGGGCAACGGTACCACATTCTATATTGAGCTGCCATTGGCCCCGACCTGA
- a CDS encoding DUF983 domain-containing protein, translated as MFLHPAYNLSKFDEMPAKCPVCGQHYEPEVGFYWGAMYISYGLSVGVVVMVGLLLYFLAHDPPVWVYVAAVSITMLALTPLLFRYARTLMLYLFGGIRYNPTAAQLPAPNPKY; from the coding sequence TTGTTTCTGCATCCGGCTTACAACCTGAGTAAGTTTGATGAGATGCCCGCGAAGTGCCCTGTTTGCGGGCAGCACTATGAGCCGGAAGTGGGCTTTTACTGGGGCGCCATGTACATCAGCTACGGCCTCTCCGTGGGTGTGGTGGTCATGGTGGGGCTGCTGTTATATTTCTTGGCCCACGATCCGCCGGTTTGGGTGTATGTGGCCGCGGTTTCCATAACAATGCTGGCCCTTACGCCGCTGTTATTCCGCTACGCCCGCACCCTGATGCTCTACTTGTTTGGGGGCATTCGTTACAATCCTACGGCGGCGCAACTGCCCGCCCCCAACCCAAAATACTAG
- a CDS encoding DUF420 domain-containing protein has translation MTTTNLAANPGQHTKYKLILGILAAAVPLVVAVLYYFPEAFRIPGAQVKFLPAVNAVLNSLTALCLLIGFYFIRNKQVAQHRAMMGTAFLLSSLFLVSYVIYHSQVPSTKFGGEGLVRTVYFVLLLSHILLAIVTVGLVLFTLYFALTEQFQKHRRIARWTFPVWLYVSVTGVIVYFMIAPYYT, from the coding sequence ATGACCACGACCAACCTCGCCGCTAACCCCGGGCAGCATACCAAATACAAACTCATTCTGGGCATCCTGGCGGCCGCGGTGCCGCTGGTAGTAGCTGTGCTCTACTACTTCCCCGAAGCTTTCCGCATCCCCGGAGCCCAAGTGAAATTCCTGCCCGCCGTAAATGCCGTGCTGAATTCGCTGACGGCATTGTGCCTGCTCATTGGCTTTTACTTCATCCGCAACAAGCAGGTGGCGCAGCACCGGGCCATGATGGGCACGGCTTTTCTGCTCTCCTCACTGTTTCTGGTGTCGTATGTGATTTACCACTCCCAGGTGCCTTCCACCAAGTTTGGAGGAGAAGGCCTGGTGCGGACGGTATATTTTGTATTGCTGCTCTCCCACATTTTGCTGGCTATTGTAACGGTGGGGTTGGTGCTGTTCACGCTATACTTTGCCCTCACGGAGCAGTTTCAGAAGCACCGCCGCATTGCCCGCTGGACCTTCCCGGTGTGGCTGTACGTGTCGGTTACGGGCGTCATTGTGTATTTCATGATTGCCCCGTATTATACCTGA